The sequence taattttttttccactttttagaCTTAGTAACTACCAGTTGCCCAGGgacttccttttcttaaaaatgtagAGACATACATGTTTTTTCCTGACCTATGAATGGTGTGGGTGTATGCTTTCTTCCCCTTCCAGTAGAATTTACTGATGCTTGGCCTTTGAATTGAAGGAAAATTAAGATATGTGTATTGTATTTGGAAGTGGGGACCATGGGTCTTCTCTAACAGAGGTGAGAACTGTTAGAGCTGAACAACATGGAGGCGTTCCAGTGGTGGGTGAGATAAGGCAGAAAGCTGTGTGTGCACAGCTGCCTCTGTCTGACCTTCCAGCCTCTTTTTAAAGGGTTTCCACTTAATTGTACCAAAAGACGCCTTTTGTCTAAACATTTCCGGATGGCTGGGCTGGGGATAAAATTTGGAATCACGTGGGTGCTTGGTGTTTGTGCCAAGCAATGGAGACCTTGGAGCAAGGTGACTGTCTCCAGCTACTTACTGCACATAAGCTGTCTGCTGTGTGTGGTGACTGCCCACATCTCTGAGAATGGCTTCCTTCAGTGGGGTCCTAGAAGTTGGAGGCCTCAGGTGGGGTCACAGGAGACGTTAGCTTTGTAAGGCCTTGTGTAAAGCAGCGGTGGCTAGTTCAGGCAGACCCTGATGAGGTGCCACCTTTTAAAATTCTGCTATTGGGAACACTGAAAGTTTTCTGTCATCTTAGGGTCAGGAACAGAATCCGACAGTGATGAGTCAGTACCAGAGCTGGAGGAACAGGACTCCACACAGACAACCACACAACAAGCCCAGGTACTTGTTCTCTTAATAATTTACATTGAGTCAGGGAAGTACTAGAAGACAAGTGTGGTAGCCAGGACCTATCTATCATCTGAGACAGGTGTTGAGTAAAGCCAGTTCTCAAAAAAAGGAGGGTCTGGAGAACCAAGATTGATTATAACAGACATGACTGAGCTGTGAATCTTTgtaaagcataaaaaaaaaacacatggaaaCAAGCACCCTGAACTTGGGATCTGTTCAACTCAAAACTCTGTCTTCCCAGCTGGCTGCCGCAGCAGAAATCGATGAAGAACCTGTCAGTAAAGCCAAACAGAGTCGGAGCGAGAAGAAGGCGAGGAAGGTAATTCAGCGGGTATTGTTTCAGCATGCGCCTTTCTCTAGCTCTGTGGAGCTGTTACTGTGCCTAAGACACCTGGTGGGCTGATACAGAACTGGCcgacagcaaggcaggagaaaggacaggcggggctggcaggcagagagaatgtctAGAAAGGGGAAAACCTGGGATTGGAGAGCTagctagcagccagaggagggaAGACTTCAGGAGCCACACAgctgcaagccacagagtaagagttaAGATTCACAGAAGCGCAGGtggtgggggcgcacaccttcaatcccagcactcgggaggcagagccaggcagatctctgagttcgaggccagcctgggataccaagtgagttccaggacaggcgcaaagctacacagagaaactctgcctcaaaaaaacaaaacaaaacaaaaaaagatttacagaagcaagagaacaggaaaaacccagaggcaaaaggtagatgggataatttaagtttaggaaagctggccagaaactaagccaagctaaggctgggcattcataattaagcatgagcctctgtgtgtgatttatttgggagctgtgtggtggaccccacaaaagagtaaaaaaccccaacaacaaggTAAGATAGATTTATCAATAAGGTTGGAGTTCTGGGGTGCTgctacctataatcccagcacttgggacactaGGGCAGAAGGATTAGGCCTTAAAGGCTAGCTGTGTAGGAAGTTCAGAGCTAGTTTAGGGTCTGTGGGACTGTCTCCACAAATAAGGCACCATGGTACAGCTCCTGGTAATTGCTGCAGCTGAAAACACTCAATTAGTCTTCCCTTAATAAATTTAACCCAGGTAAAGTGCTGTGGGTGTTGAATGTGATattatgtttctttcttcttttttttctttcttttttttttttttttaaagctgcttcTAAAGTTAGAAACTTAATGTTCTGTTCTCTTCTTTAGGCTATGTCCAAACTGGGCCTTCGACAGGTTACTGGGGTCACTAGAGTCACTATCCGGAAATCTAAAAATATCCTCTTTGTCATCACAAAACCAGATGTCTACAAGAGCCCAGCTTCAGACACCTACATAGTTTTTGGAGAAGCTAAGGTTGGTGAAGGTTTGGGGTGATGGCTCCAGACCAGTATTACTGTTATTTGGGGTCAGATAATCTTTGTTGCAGATGTTTGGCCCCTTCTCATGCAGCTGTGATCTCTAGACACAGCGCTCACTTACTTCTTCCTACAGTGAGTCCAAAGTGAGGGCAAATACTGTTAACAAACAGTGCATGGCCTAAGGTGCAGTTTTTACCTAGACAAACAGATCTACTCATGTGCCTCTGTTCTCTGCCCTGTAGATTGAAGATTTGTCTCAGCAAGCACAGTTAGCAGCTGCTGAGAAATTCAAAGTTCAAGGTGAAGCAGTTTCAAACATTCAGGAAAATACTCAGACTCCAACTGTAcaggaggagagtgaggaggaagaggtaCGCCGCAAAACCTTGTGAACTTTTATTTAGTCTGTTTGTGCCTCACACACTGCGGAAGTCATTCTTATTAAGACTCTCTCCCTCCTTAGGTTGACGAAACAGGTGTGGAGGTGAAGGACATAGAATTGGTCATGTCACAAGCAAATGTGTCACGAGCAAAGGCAGTCCGAGCCCTGAAAAACAACAGTAATGATATTGTAAATGCTATTATGGTAAGTGGCCTATGTCTGTTCCTTCCCTCCCAGTCACTTAGGAGCCTGAGATGCCTTAGAATATAATGACCTGTTTGCCCATAAATGCCTCTAATATCTTTTCCCCCCTTTACAGGAATTAACAATGTAACTATTTGACAGCAAGGACACTTCCATTCTccgcctcctctcctcccttttttGGTGTTTCGAAAGTGGAACTACAGCTTGGTTTGAAATTTGTACTGTTTCTATCACTAATAAAGCTATGGCTTCTTGTTGGATGAACTTGGTAGGTGCTTGATCTCTTCCCTCAAAGTAAATTGAAGGTGCTCAATTTTAACACTACCACCACCTTTAGGTGGGTGCGAGTGAGTGTGTGtggacaaaattatttttaaaaagtgtgtgttgATCTGGCCAGGCATTTAGGAgggaggaggatctctgagtctgaagaCAGTCTACTCTATCATGTAGGGAAGCTATCTCCCCTCGGGGTGACAAGTGGTCAGCACACCTGTTTTGATGGTGAGACAGGGCGCAaactgtagcccacactggccggGAACTCTAGCCCAGGAGGGCTCAAATTCATGTCTGTTCTTTTGCACCGACTTCTGTAtgttgagatcacaggtgtgagctaccacacctgttttggattttgttgtgtttggggctggagagatagcttagcaggtaTGGGTATTGACTTCTCCCTGAGGATCCAGGTTCACTGCTGCCTGAGGTGAATTCAGGcgatccagtgccctcttgtaAACTCTGGCACCAGGCACCCAGGTGATGCACAGACAACAAGTCTTTTCAAGAATTGCTGCATTGatttgtgtgggggtgtgcatgcatgccatggaGCACCATGAAAGTAAAAAGGCAGCTTGCAAGAGTCCACTCTCTTCCACCACATGGAacttgggaatcaaacttaggtgtcaggcttggtagcaagcttATTCAtcaactgagccattttgccaaccacctaattgttttattttgagacatcaGACGTGCTCTCTACATATCCCTGACTATTCTGGAAGtgactaggtagaccaggcttttttcttgaattcacagagatctgcttcccaagtgctggatttaggTGTGCACAACTTCTCACCATT comes from Onychomys torridus chromosome 20, mOncTor1.1, whole genome shotgun sequence and encodes:
- the Naca gene encoding nascent polypeptide-associated complex subunit alpha isoform X1, translating into MPGEATETVPATEQELPQPQAETGSGTESDSDESVPELEEQDSTQTTTQQAQLAAAAEIDEEPVSKAKQSRSEKKARKAMSKLGLRQVTGVTRVTIRKSKNILFVITKPDVYKSPASDTYIVFGEAKIEDLSQQAQLAAAEKFKVQGEAVSNIQENTQTPTVQEESEEEEVDETGVEVKDIELVMSQANVSRAKAVRALKNNSNDIVNAIMELTM